caaagTGATTCTAATGAGCATCCAAGATTGAGAACACTTGTATAGAGTGTTCTGAAGACAATAGTTGATTGCCTTGCAATAGTAGAGGAGTCATTCTTCAGCCTTGGTTCCTTCATGCCAGCCGCTTTTAATATGTCCAATGCTGCATTATGCAACAGGCAGAGTAAGGATGCAAAACAGGGgtctgagggagagagagaacactACCGAGAGTGTGAGTGAGAATGAAAGAGAGATTGAGTTTGGAAAATctgatatttcatattttaaaaggattaaTGTAGTCATCATGGTAAATATCCAAATTTTGTTGAACATTATTACACATACATTATGGTTTAccggtttgttttgttttcattttgaattccTTGTTGGGGAGAGTCCATAATCATCCAGACTGTCAGGCCCCTAAAGTCTTATTCTGGCCCTGTATTCATGTCCTGAGAGAATGTCCAGGGGCCAAGAGATGTGTccaatctctccctctctcactttTATATTTCCCCATGGTAGCTAATACACATGTGTTCATCACAATAAATGCTGTTTGACTCACACAAAGACAAAGGATCCAGAATCCAGGCCCCAGTCCTATTTAGGGAGTTGAATCCTACCCTTCTAAgacacaaatgagaaaactgaatggTGCCTCAAATTGGGAAGCACCAAATGGAGGGAAGGGCAGGAGGCCTCTCTTGGTCTCTCTGAGCCTGTtactcctcatctgtaaaatggatctAATATAATACCACCTCCTGATAGGgactcaataaaaccaaatacGTGACAGCATCTAGTAGAATTCCTGATACAAAATGATAGTTTCCTTCCTGCCTGTCTTGGAAAGAAAGGAATTCACATTGAGTCCTCTGAAATAGAAATTGAGCTACTTGGTACTTTTTATTTGACTGTGTGAAATTTGAACAGAATCAGaaatcttcctcctcctctcaaaTGATCCCATGAGACACTGAAGTTATTATAACTTTCTGGGGCTGTATTAGGTAAACACTGTTCAAGATATATGTTGATGAAGACTACAGGAGAAACACATAACATGGTTCCTTCCACCAAGATATTTATAGCCTGACTAGGGTCATATATTTAATACTTAAATTAATTAAGGGCTAGTAAATGATATATATAGCCCAATACAATCCCTTTCCTGAAATGTTTGGGCCCAATGCATTTTGGAGTTCTGAGTtctttagattttaaaaagtaatattgtgtgtatgtatgtatgtaagtatgtatgtatgtatgtatctaccaTATATTGCTTAAAAACTCAGGAAGAGTCTGTCTGTGAAAGTACTCATAATTGAGCACATGAGAGcataaataaagataataaatagCATGTTATCAATTCAGTAAGACTTGGTATCTAAGTAAGTTTGGGAGCcactttgaaataaatatttcagttttcagATTTCCGGGAATTTAGAAACTGAGCATAAAGAATTGTGGGTCTGTTATTTAAGGGCTAAAGCATATATATTGGAAGTGCAAAAAGGGAGCTACATTGTAGCTGAAAGAGTTGGGGAAAGCtccatgaaagagaaagaattagGATGTAAATGAGTTAGTTAGGTGAGTTGCCCCCATTGTCACCGTGTTATAGCTCTCACAGCAGCTGGGTTTTTCTGTTCGAGTCACGAGGTGCCCCCAGagtattttgtaaattattttcctGGGTTGTCCCCACAGTCAGATAAAAGCCTGACCAATGAAATTTGTCCAAATTGGAAATTGGAAGAGGGAGATGGGCATGCTCATTGCACAGTGTGGAAGCCCTTAGGGAGAGAAGCTGATGGGAGCAAATGAAAGGATGTAGCCTCatgtgaaaatgaaagaatataggCTTCAATTCCTTGCTAATTATAGTCTCTTAATAATTCACTCCATACAATAGATTCTTTGACTTTTGGTTAAGACAAAGTCACACTTGAAGCTCTTTCACATGCCACTCTCAATCCTAATACCCTTAGTTAACCTACCAGACAAAGTCCTAACCTAGCTGATTTTCTCTGACTCCTAGTCTTCTTTCCTCCCATCCTACTTCTCCTTTTCCCCTTGCCTTAGACAATCCATTGGCTGTTTCCTTTGAGAGGAATTCCTCTCAGGAAAAGTAGGAATCTGCCATGGCCAAggccccacctccccccattTCTCCACCCTACTTCTGAAGGATTAGGACACCTTGCGGATGCAGATATACTTTCTTTTTAACATCATTAATCCTAAGAGGTCATTGCCAAGAGAGGTGAGTCAGAGGTGCAAAGGGAAATGTTGAGTCAGGAAAGTATGGAATAAAACTGAAAGCAACACTTTCAATGGTTGCCTGCTTGCAAAAACAGGAAGGGTGAAGGAAAGTGAAGAATACATaaatgaggaaaaaggaaagtgtgccagttggatatattatgtcctctaAAGAGCCatgttctctaatgcaatcttgtggggtcagatttATTAGAAtgttgattagggtgtggcctcttgactgaatggagatttgaccctgcccattcagggtaggtcttgattagttcactggactactttaagagagctccaggcccagatgcttgctgacgctgacacttggaaatgtttggagatttggacagaaggacattggagatgccccagagaagccaagagaggacccccagtgcttagagagaaatgcccttggagaacaagcaaggatgcagagcagGTGAGAGGGACTTTTGGAGGGACTGAGATGTggacaaaaggatgtttggagatgctaagctaagagaaaccctgagacattttggagaatgccatttttggaacacaacctgggaacaaaggaacagctgtcaccagccacatgccttcccagctgacagaggtgttctggacaccgttggtcattcttcagtgaaggtatcttcttgttcatgccttagtttggacacttttatggccttaagactgtaaatttgtaaccaaataaaccccctcgataaaagccaatccatttctggcattttgcataatggcagccttagcaaaccagaacagaaagtAAAAGCCAGGTCAGAGTAAGCCAAATCTTGTCTTCCTTTCACTCTCTCATTTATGCGTGCCCCTAATTCTTGGGTCTGTCACTGTCTAGGAGGATGAAGTAGAGAAGAATTCTAAGGGAAGCAAATCTCAAAGTCATACAGGGACTCCTTTCAGCCATTTTCTCACACTCTTCCCTGCCTGCAGCATGTCTCACTACACTCCTTCTTGATAGATTTGAATTCAGAGGAAATATGCTGGTCAACCACTTGTATCCTCTATTCATTCGACTCCATAGCTTCTCCCCTCCTTGAGTAGATGCATTCCCTTCTCTGCAGAAATTGTTCTTTTGACAGCTTCTTTGTTCCTTGGAGCCCTAGCAAACATCAAAGAGGAAGAGATTCTACTAAAAACATGACTCCCTTTGATCCCATTCACCCCACATCTATTGAGCACATAAAATGAGCACTATTTTGGGTTCTGGAACTAATTTGGAAAAACAATGCTCTCCTTCCTCACTCTCCTGACTCACCTTCCCTCCAACCCCCTATGCCAGAACTCTTTGAATATAGGATCAGCTCTTGCCTACCTAGGATAGAATAATTGATTGATGTTGATTGAATTAATTTCTACAAATATCTAGGCAAAGTGAAGGGAGGGcccaacaagaaaaagaaaaggatatcagaggaaagagggaaaaaagaaacaaaggaataaagagaGACAGGCATTAGAAGAcgggaggaaagagaaagggcaGAGAATAAAGGAGCCAAAGGCACACAAAGGACAGAGTTGAGAGGGCAGGGGAAGAGCACgggggaagaaaggaggaggatACAGCAGATAAGGCTACAAGAGgacaaggggaggggagagaataaAGACTTATAATGTATTAATGTAAAACTATGGCTAGGATTCAGGCTAGATGCTCAGAGAACATCATTTAATGAAGTGCTGTAGACAATATAGAAATGACAAGGGATAGAGAGGAGAAAGCTGGTAATTAAAAACAGGAACAACAAAATACTTAAACCATCTTTGAAGCAAGGGAGAACTAGTAAGTACCTGGATCTAGTAGCTTTGGGGAGAAACAAGAGAAGACCACTGGCCCTCCTAGGAATGAGCTGGTGGCCTCACTTGCAgataatgaataaatgttttatgTCTGAAAGAAGAGTGTGTTTTTACTAGAGGCAGGAGGTGTTCACTGGGTCAAGAAGAGAAAAGTGCTGTCCTTGCCCCAGCACATATTCTATCTTAGTCTGTACCACCACAGCACCTTAACAGCAAATCCCCAAACCTATATTTTTCCAGGCTCAGAAAGAAAAATCTGATATACATTGTTCCCCAGTTGCAGCCACAGACAGAATCACTTTAATTGCATCCACAGCAGAGATGTGCAAACCCAGGGGGGCTTTGTGATTGCCCTAAAGGCTCTGAGTGGGGTACAGGGGAAGGACATGGCTAAAGGAGGCATTCAATTCTTTCAGTTCACATCCAAAGGCAAACTCAGACCAGGGAACAGACTGATGACCAGGACCTTGGCAGGGACCAAGAATAGCTCTTTGCTATCTCTTTTCAGTGCAAGGACCtagagaaacagagaacctaGAGACACTGAACATCAGAACCCTATTCTGACACCTTTAATCCCAGGGACAAAACTCAAGTTGGTTGACTTCTAGGACAAAGAAGGATTCTGTTTTTAGGGGACAGTGGTAAAGAATCGGCCAGCCCCACTTTCTAGGACCATCTCTGCAGTATACCTAAGAGGAGGAGGAGCAAGGTGGGTAAGAGAAAGTAGaaaaggaagaggggaaagagGGTGTTTTTTCTTCACTGTTAAGGGGTTAGCTGGAGCTTCATGTCATTACAGGTCATGACAACGAACTTCTCCAAAATGAATGTTAGGTAGTTGCAGTGAGGAGTGACCTGGCCTGGTCTGGACAACTTGCAGAACGTCAAGTCAAAAGGGCGGGAGCTTTTGTGACATTTGCCTCCCTTGAGCTCACAGACAAAACCAGGACTGTCACAGACACCTCTGACTGTGTCCAGTTCCTCATGGATGAACGTGTACTGGGCTATGCAGGTGAGGTTGTGCTCCTTCATCTTGCGTGCCATCATGACATTGCATTCCCTGGAGGCCAGGTCAAACCTTTGGTCATCTTTTTTGTTCTGAAGGAAAGCCTCAGCTCTGAGCATCTTGCTCCCAACCTCATCTATATCGGGGATGGTTTCTTCTGGCCAGTCAAGTTGAGCCACTCCTTTGCTGCTGAGCACCAGGGTGTCTGTGGTTCGGGTGCCTGCTCCCTCCTCGGTGGCTTCAGCCTTGTCCTGGGAGTCACTGGACCAAAACTCATTCAGTGGCTGATCACTAACCTCCAGGACTGCTGCAGCCATGCgaagccccaggcccaggcccatcCCCAGGcccagcagaagcagcagcatcACAAAAAAGATCTGCACTAGAGTCAGCTTCATTTTTcctggaggggaggaggaagatggaaggagatgactttgaaatgaaaataagctCCAATAAAGAAGTTAATCTTCCCTGACCCTCACAGTGtattcctgggggtgggggtggaggtgggggggttGGCTTCTCCCTTCACCTGTGCCACTGCCATTGTGAAAGagatcctttctctttcttttcccattaTTCTTGTCCCTCACACCACAGTCTTTCTTGCTGCACAATCAGGAATAGATCTTACAGAGCAGGAAGATGACCAGCGGGAGCATTTCTGAAATTCAGACCGGGAAAGTTGACACCAATTCACTCTTAAAAGAAATTGGTCCAGAAAACAAGCAAGAAGAGTGTCACCGTTTCCTTGAAAGAAATTCTTGTAGAAAGACATGTTCTCCATAAAGGACTAGAATTACCATAAAAGACTCTCTCTATTTCTACCCCAAATTTCCTTTGGTCATTCCAGTACCTATTACTCTCCTTGCTACTCACACTCCTCCGCcagatataaaaaagaataggaaaaagagTCAAAGTGTGTTCTTACTCCTATACTGAGGCTGGGGAAAATTTTACATCTTGGGCTATTGCTAGAGctacatctttttttgtttttgttgttctttgtttatttctttactagagaagttgtgggtttacagaaaaatcaagcataaagtataggattcccatatgcctccctattgttaacaccctGAATTGGTGTGGAAaatgtgttacaattgatgaaagcacatttttataaatgtactattaCTATAGTCCATGTTTTAGCTTAGAGTCACTGTTTGTAtaatgcagttccatggatttttctttttaatttttatttggctaccatatatacaactaacacttccccttttaatcataatcagatatatatttcagtgccattaattatgttcacaatattgtgctaccatcaccaccatctaataCCAAataatttccatcattccaaatagggccctgtatattttaagactTAACATCCCATTCATGCCAAATCCCTTTATTACTAAACTTCTCTTAATTCCCAGGTACTCCATGCCTATTAGTTTTTACtcttaggaaaaaaatggaatgagaatgaaacaacaaaaaaataacaagcaaTTGACCTGCTGCAGTTCCCTGCTAAAAAATAACCCAACAAGGGTTGAGGGAAGGAGCATGTATCTTTGTCCTGCTAGGACAGCCCTTCCCtaccagaaaagaagaaattgccatAAAGAACATTATTGAGATAATTGATAAAATTAGAATAGAGTCTGCAGATTAAATAAAAGCACTATATCAATGTTTAATATACTGAATTTGAAAATTGTCTGCTGGTTGTTTGAGAATAACTTTAACCTTAGGAAATGCACCCTGTAGCATTAAGGAGTAAAGGAGCATGATGCAGGCAACCTTCTCCCATATGGTTCAGTAAATAAATTACATGTATGTGTACAGGTGTATTTAAAGAGAAAAgtggagaaaaatattaaaacaaatgtaaggaaaagttttttaaaacacTATATGTGGATAAAGGGTATTCAGGAGTTCCTTGTATTCCTTTTGCAGTTTTTCTGAAAAgttgaaaatacttcaaaaaatttttttaagaaaaagaaaaaacaataaagagagagaaacctTCCCAAGATGCTCCCTGGGGCTCCCGTCTCCACTGTGACTTACCTACACACCTAAGTACCTTCAAGGATTcttgtttcttctccttccccaAGTTCTTCCCTCCCAGGGTTTCTTTCTGTCCAAGCAGTACCCGGGAGGCTGGTCTGCAGCAAAATGGATCAT
The Choloepus didactylus isolate mChoDid1 chromosome 4, mChoDid1.pri, whole genome shotgun sequence DNA segment above includes these coding regions:
- the LOC119533480 gene encoding inactive ribonuclease-like protein 10; amino-acid sequence: MKLTLVQIFFVMLLLLLGLGMGLGLGLRMAAAVLEVSDQPLNEFWSSDSQDKAEATEEGAGTRTTDTLVLSSKGVAQLDWPEETIPDIDEVGSKMLRAEAFLQNKKDDQRFDLASRECNVMMARKMKEHNLTCIAQYTFIHEELDTVRGVCDSPGFVCELKGGKCHKSSRPFDLTFCKLSRPGQVTPHCNYLTFILEKFVVMTCNDMKLQLTP